From Roseovarius pelagicus:
CCGCGCCGGCGCGGAAAAAGGGCAGGAACTGCTGCAACCCGATCAGCGTCTCAAGCCCGGCGATCGGGTGGGCGCTCTTGTCGCGGATCATCGCCATTGCTTCTGGATCAAGCGTATCAAGCTCGACCCAGAAGATATCCAGGTCCGCTATTTCGCGAAGGATCTCGATATAGCCTTCGGTGCGAGCATTGAAGTTCAGGTCGAGCAGGATATCAATGTCCGGTCCGGCGGCCTCGCGCATGGTTTCAAGGTGGCGACGCAGGTTTTGCCGGGTATGACGTTCGACGTTGCGGCCCGGTTCGAATACGCTGCCAAAGCCGGGGGCCCAATTCGTGATCCTGTCGTTGTCGTCATATTCGAAAATGTTCGTCTTCAGCCCGGTGAAGCCACGCTCACCCACTTCGCGGGCAATCTGGCGCACGCCTTCAATGTCGGTGATCGGGGGGCTGAAATGTTCGGTGCGGGTCCGGTAGGACACGCAATGCGACCAGTAAACCCGGATCTCATCGCGGATCTTGCCGCCCAGAAGCGTGTAGCAGGGCACGTCGAGCGTCTTGGCTTTGAGATCGAGCAAGGCGTTCTCGAGCGCGCCAAGCGCCTGACCCACAACACCGCCTTGGCCGGGGCGCGTCACGTTGCGCAGATCCTCGCGGATATGTTCATGATTCATCGCGCTTTGCCCCACCAGACGATGTCCGATCTGCTTGATCACCGCCTCGACGCCGGGCGACCCAAAATTCTGGTCGAATTCGGCCCAGCCACTCAACCCATCCTGCGAGGTGATCTTGAGGAAATAATAGTTCCGCCACGAATTGCTGCACGAAAACGTCTTCACGTCGCTGATGATCGCCTTGCCAGACATTCTTTCCGCTCCTTCAAACTGTCCGTCGGGACGCGCAACAGCAGTTGCAACATCCCTCATCAATGGGTGTTAGTATAAAATAAACCTACTTGAAAGTAGTTTTATGTGGACAGCACTCAATTCCCATATCTTGCGCATGTCTGCAGTCTGACAGGCATTGCCAAGTTGTTCAGCCGATGCTGAGATTTTTCGACGTTTGGCAAGTCATGGTTTCATTTCGGCGGCATAGTCTGCCCACAGGCTGAATGCATCTGCCCAGGCGTGGCGATAGGATGTGGCGGTGAGGCGATACCGGCGGGGTTTGAAGATCGTGTTGATCTGGTCATGTGCGGCAAGGAAACGCTGTGCCTGTCTGGGCGACTTGAACCGGCCCATGATTTTCTCTCGTCGCCGCGTCGGCCTATGACTTCCTTCGATCCGGTTGTTAAGGCCCTTGTGGGCTCGGTGATCGGCGCCTTGAGCTTGCTGAGCGATCGGCCTGATGTAGCTGCGCAGCTTGTCGGCGATGACGACTCTTGGCTGGCCGAATTGAGCGATCAGCCTTGTCAGAAATCGCTTGGCGGCTTTGGCATTGCGGCGTGTTTGCACAAGAATGTCGAGAGTATCACCGTTGCCATCGACGGCCCGCCAGAGCCAGTGCTTCACGCCGTTGATCGGGAGCACGACCTCGTCTAGGTGCCATTTGTCGTTAGGGCGCGGCCGGTCCCGGCGGATGCAGGCGGCGAAATGCGCACCAAACCGGTTGACCCAAAGGCGAATGGCTTCGCGGCTGACGATGACGCCGCGCTCCGCCAACAGGTCCTCGACATCCGCGGTGCTGAGCGCAAAGCGATGGTAGGCCCAGACCGCATGGGCGACGATCTCGCGCGGAAAACGAAAGCCCTTCAGGCGCAGCATTGACGGCGGTATTTTCATGCCTCAACTGTTACCCAAGTCAAAAACGGCAAACAACTTGGCAATGCCGCCGAGGGCTATCGCGCGTCAGTGCACGATTTTCGCACCTTTTGGGTCGATATTGGCCGCAGCCGCATCGCCCAGATTATCAATGCCGCGCTCTTCTAGCAGCGTCGTCAGCCAGTTCGGGTCCATCTCGGGGACCGAGCTCAGCAGCAGGTCGGTATAGGGGTGGTGTGGCGGTTTGAACATGTCGTCTTTCGGCCCTTGCTCTACCACTTTACCATGCTGCATCACGATCACTTCGTCGGCGATGGAACGTACTGTCGCCAGATCGTGAGTGATGAACATATACGCTAGGTTCAGCTCGTTCTGGAGCCGGTCGAGCAGCCGCAGGATACCTTCGGCCACCAGTTGGTCCAGCGCCGATGTGACCTCATCACAGACGATGAATGTCGGCTCGGCAGCCAAGGCCCGTGCGATCCCGATCCGTTGTTTTTGCCCACCCGACAGTTCCGGCGGATAGCGGTTGTAGTACTTTGAGGGATCAAGCTCGATCAGGTCCAGCAACTCATCAACCCGTGCCTTCAGCGCAGCGCCCTTCAGCCCGGAATAGAATTGTGCCGGGCGACCGATGATCTCGCTGATTCGCACCTTTGGGTTCAGCGCGGTATCGGCCATCTGATAAATCATCTGGCATTGGCGCAGTTGCTCTTTGTTGCGTTGCCGATAATCAGGCGGGAACGGCGTGCCCTTGAACAGCACTTCGCCCTTTTGCGGTGGCAACAGGCCCGTAATCACCCGTGCCGTGGTCGATTTACCCGAACCGGATTCACCCACCACCGCAACCGTCATTCCCTCGTAGATGTCAAAGCTGACGTCATCGAGGATCTTGGGCCCAGAGGCGTAGGCCGCATCAACGTTCTTGACCGAAATCAGCGGCGTCGCATCCTTTGGCCGGAACCGTTGCGGGCTCTCAAAACTGCGCACTGCCCAGAGCGACTTGGTATAGTCCTCCTTGGGGTTGCTCAGCATCTCCTCGGTCGGTGCTTCCTCGACTTCGTTACCCTTCAGCAGCACCTTGATCGTGTCGGCCATCTGCGCCACCACGGCCAAGTCATGCGTGATGTAGAGCGCGGCAGTGTTGAACTGCTCCACAATATCCCGGATCGCGGCCAGAACCTCGATCTGGGTGGTCACATCCAGCGCAGTGGTCGGCTCATCAAAAATGATGAGGTCCGGCCGACACGACATGGCCATCGCGGTCATTGCCCGCTGTAGCTGCCCACCCGACACTTGGTGCGGATAGCGGAACCCGATCTCTTGGGGGTTCGGCAAACGCAGCCGCTCGTAGAGGTCCATCGCGTCCTCTTGCGCTTCCATCCGCTTCTTCAGGCGGTACTGAAGCGGCGCTTCGGTGTGCTGATCAATAATCTTGTGCGCCGGGTTGAACGAGGCTGCCGCTGATTGCGCCACATAGGCAATACGGTGGCCCCGCAGGGCGCGCCGTTCGCTTTCTGTGGCGGTGGTCAGTTCCATCCCGTCGAACTCGATCGAGCTGTCCTCGGTGATGCGCGTACCATCGCGGGCATAGCCCATGGCGGCCGCACCGATGGTCGATTTACCTGCACCGGATTCCCCGATTAGGCCCATCACCTCGCCGCGATGGAGGGTCAGATCGACACCTTTGATGATGTCGACCCATGTTTCATCCGAATAACCCTGAATTTTCAGGTTCCGGATTTTCAGAAGAACGTCTCTTTCACTAGCCATTCTGAATTACTCCTTCAGACCGGAAGAACGGTGAAGCATCCAGTCCACCACGAAGTTGACCGCGACAGTGAGCAGCGCAATGGCCGCCGCCGGGATCAGCGGGGTAATCTCGCCAAACGAGATCAGGGTCGCGTTCTCTCGCACCATCGAGCCCCAGTCCGCTGTGGGTGGCTGGATACCAAGCCCAAGGAACGACAGGCCAGCCACCAGCAGGAAGACGAAGCAGAATTCCAGACCGAACTCGGCAATCAGAGGCGCGGTCGAGTTGGGCAGGATCTCGCGTCGGATCAGGTATCCGGTGCCTTCGCCGCGCAGCTTGGCGGCCTCGATATAGTCCATCACCACGACGTTACCCGCCACCGCCCTCGTCAGACGGAAGACGCGCGGCGCATAGATAATTGACACGGCGATGATGATCACAGGCATCGACGGGCCAAAGATCGACAGCATCAGCAGCGCAAAGATCAGCGACGGGATCGACATGATCACATCCGCGAAACGCCCCATGAACTGGTCGAACCAGCCCCCTTTGGTCGCAGCCAGCAATCCAGCGCCCGCGCCCATGATAAACGCCGCACAGGTCGCCGTCAGCGCAAGGCCGACCGAGTTGCGTGTGCCATAGACAAGGCGGCTGAACATATCGCGGCCCAGTTGGTCCGCCCCCAGCAGCATGTTCTCATCCGCCGGCGCAAAGGCCGAACTGATCACCTCTGCTTCGCCGTAGGGGGCGATGACAGGGGCAAAGATGCCCGCAATCGCGTAGGTGAAGATGACAAACATCCCGAAGGCCGCCGTGAGCGGCGCGGTGCGCAGCTCCTTGGCTGTCTCGGTGCCCGCCAG
This genomic window contains:
- a CDS encoding IS6 family transposase, producing MKIPPSMLRLKGFRFPREIVAHAVWAYHRFALSTADVEDLLAERGVIVSREAIRLWVNRFGAHFAACIRRDRPRPNDKWHLDEVVLPINGVKHWLWRAVDGNGDTLDILVQTRRNAKAAKRFLTRLIAQFGQPRVVIADKLRSYIRPIAQQAQGADHRAHKGLNNRIEGSHRPTRRREKIMGRFKSPRQAQRFLAAHDQINTIFKPRRYRLTATSYRHAWADAFSLWADYAAEMKP
- a CDS encoding ABC transporter ATP-binding protein, coding for MASERDVLLKIRNLKIQGYSDETWVDIIKGVDLTLHRGEVMGLIGESGAGKSTIGAAAMGYARDGTRITEDSSIEFDGMELTTATESERRALRGHRIAYVAQSAAASFNPAHKIIDQHTEAPLQYRLKKRMEAQEDAMDLYERLRLPNPQEIGFRYPHQVSGGQLQRAMTAMAMSCRPDLIIFDEPTTALDVTTQIEVLAAIRDIVEQFNTAALYITHDLAVVAQMADTIKVLLKGNEVEEAPTEEMLSNPKEDYTKSLWAVRSFESPQRFRPKDATPLISVKNVDAAYASGPKILDDVSFDIYEGMTVAVVGESGSGKSTTARVITGLLPPQKGEVLFKGTPFPPDYRQRNKEQLRQCQMIYQMADTALNPKVRISEIIGRPAQFYSGLKGAALKARVDELLDLIELDPSKYYNRYPPELSGGQKQRIGIARALAAEPTFIVCDEVTSALDQLVAEGILRLLDRLQNELNLAYMFITHDLATVRSIADEVIVMQHGKVVEQGPKDDMFKPPHHPYTDLLLSSVPEMDPNWLTTLLEERGIDNLGDAAAANIDPKGAKIVH
- a CDS encoding ABC transporter permease produces the protein MSFFVIGYYSMLLAASCLAAYFNKRSVFLLVFSLTLVSFVVGIIGGPGALRAIATCAGILALAAMVSYAFREFLIMLAGTETAKELRTAPLTAAFGMFVIFTYAIAGIFAPVIAPYGEAEVISSAFAPADENMLLGADQLGRDMFSRLVYGTRNSVGLALTATCAAFIMGAGAGLLAATKGGWFDQFMGRFADVIMSIPSLIFALLMLSIFGPSMPVIIIAVSIIYAPRVFRLTRAVAGNVVVMDYIEAAKLRGEGTGYLIRREILPNSTAPLIAEFGLEFCFVFLLVAGLSFLGLGIQPPTADWGSMVRENATLISFGEITPLIPAAAIALLTVAVNFVVDWMLHRSSGLKE
- a CDS encoding mandelate racemase/muconate lactonizing enzyme family protein; this encodes MSGKAIISDVKTFSCSNSWRNYYFLKITSQDGLSGWAEFDQNFGSPGVEAVIKQIGHRLVGQSAMNHEHIREDLRNVTRPGQGGVVGQALGALENALLDLKAKTLDVPCYTLLGGKIRDEIRVYWSHCVSYRTRTEHFSPPITDIEGVRQIAREVGERGFTGLKTNIFEYDDNDRITNWAPGFGSVFEPGRNVERHTRQNLRRHLETMREAAGPDIDILLDLNFNARTEGYIEILREIADLDIFWVELDTLDPEAMAMIRDKSAHPIAGLETLIGLQQFLPFFRAGAVDVAILDTPWNGVWQSMKIAAAAEAYDVNVACHNFYGHLCTMMNAHFCAAVPNLRIMETDIDRISWDKDIFTHEPEFKDGHLVMPDRPGWGTEPIEEALLDHPSVEMNMYNRVPVARLRS